CAAAACGAGGCATCTAAACAGGTTACGGGCGGCACGCCGAAACATTGCTTCGTGTTTCTGTGTGCTACGACGGGGGTAGGTGCCTCTGCCTACAGCCGGCAGCGGTAATTTCTAAAGCAGGGCGACGACGGGCCAACCTTGGGCGGATGCGAGTACGGCGCCACTTAAGCTGTTGCTGTTGTCGCTAGGCAACCAGTCGCGACCAGAACGCCACAACGCACGACTCTGAGATAGCTACTTCCAATCCCATAAAGGGGGGATGGCCTTACTAAGCCGCGGGACGCGAAGTCCCTGAGGTGAGTCCGTTCAGTCTCGTCCAGTCGCCTATGTAGTCCAAACTCACCCGGGCCACCTGCGTCATCGTCGCAGCTTCACTAGCAAGGTCAGAAACAGTAGCTTTGCGCCTCCACCGGTAACCGGACCGCTGCTGCCACAATGGGTAAATGGTTTCTCAAGACTTCTTTACCGACAGAATGAACGGTCCCGCCCCCAGGATCCACGACAATCTTCCCGAACCTACATCCCGGGGGCTTTATGAGCTGTTCAAATCGAAGGCAGATGGCCATTGGTTTGCTAACCATTTTCCGGAGCAATGCCAGGACGGCAAAGGTGTCGCTGGCACAAATTTCAGTGGGCTTTGGGGCAATGTACGTGCTTTAGTTCCGCAACTGGAGGAAGAGAAGTGGGGCGTATCTCCCATTCAGCCTGATGGTGCCGTATTCGACCTCATGGAATATGCGGCGAGCAAGCTCTCAAAGCCAGTCCAAGGTGTCTATCACAGCTACCTGGGGCACCATGAGCTCACTTTTGACCAAGCTGCCGGCCGGAAGGAGTTCCGGGAAGAGGTCAACCAGATCCTTCGGCGGGGAGGAACGATGTATGAGCTGAGTCCGAATTTGCAGATCGTCCGAATCGGCACGCCAGCGGTACAACAGGTCATCGCGCAGATGACACCTGCGAGTGGCGATCCAGATTTGGACGACCTGCTTCTGCGCGCCAAGGCTCTCTATATTTCTCACAAACAGGGTGATCGGGCTTTGGCCTTAGAGAAGCTGTGGGATGGCTTCGAACGCCTAAAGACAATAGATGTCCTAGGAAACAAAAAGCAGAGCGCCAACGCTCTGCTGGATCACATTGCTAGCAGCGAATTCAAGGCCTTCACTAGCACCGAGATGAAAGCCCTAACCGATTTTGGCAACCAGTTCATGATTCGCCATCATGAAACCGACAAACACCCAGTGCCAAAAGAAGCCCAGGACTACCTGTTCGCACGGATGGGGTCCCTGATTGTATTCCTACTAAAAGCCAGCAATCGCCTCGGCTGACGTGCTGCTGGGCGGGGCACCTTCGACGCCCTATCGTAGGGAGCCCTGGGGATGCAACCACTCCAGGCCTATGAGGTGCTGAGAACTATTAGCTGTACCGTCCAACACGTATCGGACAGACCAACGCCGCAAAACCGTTAGTCCCGACCAACAGGCACTCCAACTTGCCGCTTCCGTTTACCGCCACTCTGATTGCCGTCCGTCCGGTGAGGGCAGATGTCGGCATATGACAGCAGAGACTTCTCTATCTCGCCCTTGACCGGCCCCGCGGCCTCCAGTGTTTTGCCCGGAAATGGAGTGTCAATCGGGAGGATTGTTCTTAACCGCTGCGGAGAGTGCGTCCTAGGCAGACAACTCCACACGCTTGTCAGACCTCAGATGGACTATGGCGTTCAACCACCGTCGCCGTCTGGCGAGGAGCGATTGAGAACCCGCTCATGCCTAGACTGTATGCATGAACCAGACTGAGGAGGAGACGTGACCGCCGCAGTCAATCCACTCGTCGGGAGAAGAGCGGTACCCATATTCTCCTCTTCAACACTGCGGCAGGTCATGAACGGAGAAGTCCCTAGACAAGCAGAGGGGCTTCTCCTCTCCATGGCGAGAGAGCGGATAATACCCTCTGGAATTACGCGCCACGAAGCCCTAGAAATTCTGGATGGCGTTCTTCGCAAGACTTATCGAAACGAACACGTCTACAAGTCCACTATTGTCAACAAAATCCTACTGGGCCGCCACACGTTGCGTACAGCCACCTTGGTAAATGAATTTTCCGTTGGAAATTCTTGCGTCGACACAGTGATCATAAATGGCGAAGCCACCGCATATGAGATTAAGACCGAACTGGATTCCAGCGCAAAGCTGACCAAACAAATTTCTGACTATCGGAAGGTTTTCCGGAAGATCAACGTTGTTGTCCATGAGTCGATGGTCGATAACTACTCTGAACTTGTAGCAGGGACAGATGTCGGCTTGTTGGCACTAACCTCCAAGCATCGTCTTTCGGTCAAGAAAGTCGCAAAGTCCAATACTTCGAGCTTGGACGTGACCACGATGATGAAGGCGCTCCGCAAGAAGGAGTACACCGAGGTCTTGATTCGCCACTTCGGCAGATCGCCATCAGTCCCCAGTACACAGCATTTCTCGCAGTGCCTGGATATGGCACTATCAATCGACCCGGTCATCTATCAGCGACACTTCGAGGATGCGCTAAGGGCGAGAAAACCACGCGAACCGAGCCTCGCCTTGGACACTCCTTGTCACCCACTGAGGTATGTTTACTTGCAGTTGGACCCCGCCCGTTCACATTATGAGCGGATTGACCGATGGCTGAGAGGCACCGTTGACTGATGTACTACCCATATTTGCGAGGGAAACAGTTTGAGCTTTTAGCGATCAAGGAGATGGCACAGGATGAAACACTTTCGGAGCTTGTTCACCCTGTAATTGAGCCGGTAAGGGATATCGACGGCGGAGGACTCGAACGGTGCATCTTAGAACTACATAAACGTGGGTTACCGTCCACGATAATCGTAAACCCGCAAGTTGGACATTTAGCTGGCGAGCCTGACTCTACTCGTGACATGGTGACTTTCCTTAACGACCGGCCCCACTTATTCGCCTATATAAACCTCGGCATCTTAGTAACGGCAGGTATGCCAATTGCTCAGATTCTTTCCGACCTTACCAGCCTTAGTGTCGCAAACTCGTCTGTCTCTCTTTTGCACCGGGACTTCCCGGATGACGCGTCTGATTTATTTAAGATCTTTGATAAACATACCGTGGCCGCACAATTTGTTGATTCACAAGATGCGACGCGTCGCTACCGGACCCTGGCGGACTATGCAGAATACCGAAGTGATTGGGGCGCTGTCCCCTTAGTCAAGTGGCAGGATCATTTCCCCAAACAAATGCGGAATATTGACTACGTAGATCTGCCCGAGCAGCTCTTTTCTGATGACCATCTCTATTTTGAAGAAGATGGTTTTGTGGGAATTTCCGACTTTCAAACTATCGGGGACGGCTATCAGGACGGCGGTCGGCTCCCGCGGGCGGTGGTGCTTCATCTGACTTATCAGAGGGAATCCTCGGGCCCACTTTACATAAGACACTTCGCTTCAGACTCAAACCTCGACGCTGCCGATACGGCAGGTAAGTTCTCCGAAGCGGTGGCAAAGCTTGTCAGATTCGCAGACGATCGCGAACTTCAAAATCCTGCCGTCGAGAAGTTTCGTTTCTATGAGTCCACCGGTGGTTTCCCCGGGCTCGGTACTCTCAAGAAGGTCTCCATACAAAATCACATTTATGTGATGCAGAAGGCGCTGGAACAAAAATGAAGGCTTGCCGTGCATGTTTCAACGGCGCAGGTCCCATAGATGTTGCGGCAAAACGTCCAAATCATGGTGTTTGTGATTTTTGTGCCCCAATTGCCTCTGACGGTATGGTTTGGGACATTTCCACTTGGGAGAACCAGTTCGCGAGCTTATTGGACAAGTATGAAGTTGCCCAATCCGGGCTGGGCCAACCCATTGAAGCCCTCGTCAAAAGTGACTGGGATATTTTTTCTTTCGACGAACTTCCTCGGATCCGGGCGTTCCTGCAATCTGCTTTCACTACTCCCCATCCCCTATTAGACGGCGCTGTCCTATCGCAGCGGCGGACGACGTCAGATCAAATCGACCACATCGACACATGGGACCGGTATGTTCGTCATCTGACTACAACCAACAGATTTTTCCCTCCCCGCGATCTCCCAGCTGAATCGCTAGATTTCTTAGGTGAGGTGATATTGAAGAACAGCCGAACCGTTGAGGTGGGCAAGCCCTATTTTCGCGGGCGCCCGACAGGCCGCTCTGTTCCTTTCGATATCAGCGAGATGGGCATGCCCCCGGCCCGTGTTGCTTCTGGAGGGCGCGGAAACCCAATCGGAATACCACACCTCTACGTGGCTTCTGATCCAGAAACGTGTGCGGCGGAATGCCGAGTCGGTCTAAATGGTTTCGTGTCTATTGCAACTTTCAGAGTAACCTCAGAGTTGAACGTACTGGATCTGGCGGTAGTCGATTCCATCAATCCGTTCACGACAGAGGGTGATGTCTCTAACTATCTTCAAGCCCGCTCATTCTTGAAAAGGCTGCGGGGTGAGATATCGATCCCGGCCAGAAGCGTTGACGTGCAAATGGATTATATCGCTACTCAGTTTCTATGCGAGTATGCAAAACACCTCGGGCTGCACGGGGTAATGTACCCAAGCACCCTGAATGAAAACGGCACAAATCTCGTTCTGTTCGGTACTGAAAGAGTAGCCGCAGACGAGAAGGTCGACCTGTACTTAATAGTCCGCGATGAATTCAGCCTAAGGCAAATCGAGATGTAGCAGGACGGTCTGCGTCATCCACCACATTCTGGCAGGCAGATACTCCGAGGCATCATGCTGCGAGTCAACGCATGGTTCACTGGCCACATGGCTAAACCTCCGCCACCGGAGCCGCGAACTGGGCCTCGTACAGCCGCGCGTAAGCCCCGCCCGCAGCCAGCAGCGAAGCATGCGTCCCCTGCTCCACGATCTGGCCGGCCTCCATCACCAGGATGAGGTCGGCGTCGCGGATCGTGGACAGTCGGTGGGCGATAACAAATGAAGTCCGGTCCGACCGCAGGGCGCTCATCGCTTTCTGCACCAGCACCTCGGTCCGGGTGTCCACCGAAGAAGTCGCCTCGTCCAGGATCAGCACAGAAGGCCGGGCAAGGAACGCCCTCGCGATCGTCAGCAGCTGCTTCTCCCCCGCGGACACGTTCGCACCCTCGTCGTCCAGCACGGTGTCGTACCCGTCAGGCAACGACCGCACGAACCGGTCCACGTACGTAGCCCGCGCCGCCTCCAGGATCTCGTCCTCCGAAGCAGAAGGCCGGCCGTACGCAATGTTGTCCCGGATCGTCCCGCCGAACAGCCACGTATCCTGCAGCACCATCCCCAGCCGCGAGCGCAGCTCGCGCCGGGGCACCGAGGTAACGTCGACGCCGTCGAGCGTTATCCGCCCCTCATCCAGCTCATAAAACCGCATCATCAGGTTCACCAAGGTGGTCTTGCCCGCCCCTGTGGGCCCCACAATAGCCACCGTCTGCCCCGGCTCCGCCACCAAAGACAGCCCAGAGATCAACGGCTTGTCCGGCGAGTAGGAGAACGTCACGTCCTCGAACACCAGCCGTCCCCGCCCGAACACCGGCCCGGCAGAAGGGGCAGGCTCCACCGATTCCTCGTCCTCGTCCAATAACGAGAACACCCGCTCCGCGGACGCCACCCCGGACTGCAGCACGTTGGCCATGGACCCCAGCTGCGCCAGCGGCATGGTGAACTGCCGCGAGTACTGGATGAACGCCTGCACGTCGCCCAGCTGCATCGCCCCGGACGCCACCTGCAGCCCGCCCACCACCGCGATCCCCACGTACACCAGGTTCCCGATGAACGTCATGGCCGGCATGATCAGCCCGGAAATGAACTGCGCCCCGAAACTCGCCTGGTACAGCTCCGCGTTCTTCTGCCGGAACCGCTCCTCCACCTCGCGCTGCCGGCCGAACACCTTCACCAGCGCATGCCCGGTGTACGTCTCCTCGATCTGCCCGTTCAGCTCCCCCGTGTTCTTCCACTGCGCCACGAACAGCTTCTGCGAGCGCTTGGCGATCAGCGCCGTGATCCCCAGCGTCAGCGGAATGGTCACCAGCGCGATCAGTGCCAGCGTGGGCGAAAGGATGAACATCATCACCAGCACGCCCAGCACCGTCAGCACGGACGTGACCGCCTGGCTGATGGTCTGCTGCAGGCTTTGGGAGATGTTGTCCACGTCGTTGGTCACCCGGCTGAGCAGCTCGCCGCGCTGGATTGAGTCGAAATACCGCAGCGGCAGCCGGTGGATCTTCGCCTCGATCTCCCCGCGCAGCCCGAACACCGTCCGCTGCACCACCCCGTTCAGCACATACGCCTGCACCCACATAAACGCCGACGACAGGACATACAGCACCAGCGCCCACGTCAGCACGTTCCCCACCGCGGCGAAGTCGATCCCCTGCCCCGGCGTCAGCGCCATGGGCGTGAGCATGTCCGCCTGCTGGTTCTCCCCCGCCGCCCGCAGCTGCGCGATCACCTGCTCCTTGGTGGTCCCGGCCGGCAGGTCCCGGGCCACCACCCCGGCGAAGATCAGGTTGGTGCCCTCCCCCAGCAGACGCGGCCCGATCACCGAGAGCGCCACGCCGGCCACCGCCGTGACGAACACCAGCAGCAGCCACGCCCGTTCCGGCCGCAGCCTTCCCAGCAGGCGTTTGGCGGACGGCCAGAAGTTCATCGGCTTCTCCGCCGGGACGTTCATCCCTGCGAACGGTCCGCCCCTCCCCGGTCCGCCTGCCGGGCGGGGAATGCGTACGACGTCGGCGCTTCCGGTTGTGGAGCCCGGTGCGGCTTTGGTGCCGGTTCCGGGAGTGGCTTCCGGGCTCATACCGTTTCCTCCGCCGCCAGCTGGGAGGAGACGATTTCGCGGTACGTCTCCGAGGTCTCCAGCAGCTCACTGTGCGTTCCGCGCCCCACGATCCTGCCGTCGTCGAGCACTAGAATTTGGTCAGCATCCACGATGCTGGAGACGCGTTGGGCGATGATCACCAGCGTGGCGCCGGCGGTGCTGCGCTTGAGGGCCTGGCGGAGGCGGGCGTCGGTGCCGGTGTCCAGCGAGGAGAACGAGTCGTCGAAGATGTACAGCTCGGGCCGCTTCACCAGGGCCCGGGCGATGGCCAGCCGCTGCCGCTGCCCACCGGAGACGTTGGTGCCGCCCTGGCTGATGGGCGCGTCCATGCCTTCCTCCATCCGCTCCACGAAGTCTCGGGCCTGGGCGATGCGGAGCGCTTCCCAGAGCTCCTCCTCAGTGGCGTCCGGCTTGCCGTAGAGCAGGTTGCTGCGCACGGTGCCGCTGAACAGGTAGGGCCGCTGCGGGACCAGGCCGATGTGCCCCCAGAGCAGGTCCGGGTGCAGCTCGCGCACGTCCACGCCGTCCATCCTTACTGCCCCGCTGGTGGCGTCGAACAGCCGGGGCATGAGGTTCACCAGGGTGGTCTTGCCGGACCCGGTGCTGCCGATCATTGCCGTCGTCTGCCCTGCCCTGGCGGTGAAGCTGATCCCGGAGAGGACGGGCTGGTCGGCACCCGGGTAGGCGAATCCGACGTCGCGCATTTCCAACTCGCCGCGGCGCACGTCGCTGCTCAGGGGGTTCTTTGGCGGCCGGACGCTCGACTCGGTCCGCAGCACCTCGCCGATCCGGTCCCCGGAGACGGCGGCGCGCGGGATCATCACGGCCATGAACGTGGCCATCATGACGGACATCAGGATCTGCAGCAGGTAGCTCAGGAACGCGATGAGCGTGCCCACCTGCATGGAGCCGTCCTGGATGCGGAACGAGCCGAACCAGATCACGGCGACGCTGGAGACGTTCAGCACCAGCATCACCATCGGGAACGCGAGCGCCATCAGCCGGCCGGCGCGGAGGGCGGTGTCCGTGACGTCCTCGTTGGCACGGGCAAAGCGTTCGGTCTCGATGTCCTCCCGGACGAAGGCGCGGACCACGCGGATGCCGGTGAGCTGTTCGCGGAGGACGCGGTTCACGGTGTCGATCCGCTTCTGCATCTTGCGGAACAGCGGCACCATCCGGACGGTGATCAGTCCAACGGCGATCAGCAGCACCGGGACGGCGACGGCGATCAGCCAGGACAGCTGCACGTCCTGCCGTACCGCCATGATCACCCCGCCGATGCTGAGCATGGGCGCGGTGACCAGCATGGTGGCGGACATGAGGACCAGCTGCTGGACCTGCTGGACGTCGTTGGTGGACCTTGTGATGAGGCTTGATGCGCCGAACCTAGTGACTTCCTGCTCGGAGAACTCCCCCACCCTCGCGAAGATGGCTGCTCGAAGGTCCCGGCCCACGCCCATTGCCGCCTTCGCCGCGAAGTAGACCGCGATCACCGCGCACACGATCTGCAGCAGGGTGATCGCCAGCATCACGGCGCCCAGGCTCAGGATGTAGCCGATGTTTCCCTTGGCCACGCCCTCGTCGATGATGTCCGCGTTCAGCGTGGGCAGGTATAGGGACGCGATGGACTGCGCCAGCTGGAACACCACGACGGCGGCCAGCAGCGGCCGGTGCGGCCGGAGGTATTCAACAAGCAGTTTCCAGAGCAATGGCGGCTCCTGACACGGTGTCCACAAAACGTGGTGCGAGGGTCAGTTTACGTCCGGAGGCTGGGACTTTGGGGTTTGCTGTGACCACTTGTCCAGTGCTGTCTCTGCAGCATCAGTCAGCGCGGTGCGTGACATCTCGGCCGGGCCGATGTCCATGTCACGGGCAGCGCAAGGAAGAACGAGACCAGCCCGTCGAGGTCCGCTGACTCCCGAGGCTTCTGGCCGCAGCCCCTGTCCCTGATCCCGTTGTGCAGCGGGAAAAACGTCTCCTTCGGATGTCAGTGGCCAGCTGAGGCCACAAAGGATCTTGGGGTCCATAAAGATGAAGTAGCCGCCCCTCACCCCCAACACCAGGGAGACAGCGGCTACTCCATTTAACTGCGTACGTTGTTCGCGCGATCCGATATGCCGCAGAGGACCGGACACATCCCGGAAGGCGATGGATATCCCGCCATCGGTCTCCCCTATGGGAGCGCCGGCTGGAGTGTCAATTGAGCACGTCGGCGATTGAGGGGCCGGCACGGGAATTCGGCGGCTTCGGCGCCGTATCTGGAGATCCGAGGAATCCGTTCAGCAGCGAAGCGGTTCCTTCCAGGTGGTCCTGGGTAGCTTTGAAAGCCGCTTCATCATCACCGCGCAGGATAGCGTCCACAATGGCTTGATGCTGTCGGTTCGAATGCTCCAGGTTGGGCTCCAGAAAGGGAATACGGTCCAACAGGTCGCTCACTCGCGCCCGAACATCTGCCACTGCGGCCGCCAGGCTTGGTGAACCCGCTACTTCGGCGATGGCTACGTGGAATCTGGCGTCCTTGGGCCGGTACAGGTCCGAAGGTGCTGATGCTACCTCGGCCAGAGTGTCCAGCAAATGCCGGCGTTGCGCGGGAGAAAGTCGGGCCTTGGCAGCCAGTGACGCAGCCGCGGGTTCCAGGACACTGCGAAATGTGAGCACGTCCTCGACCTCGTCCGGATTGAGGCCGGCGGAGCGCCCGGGATCCACGAAGCGGCGCTTGGCGACGTAGGTGCCACCGTATCTGCCGCGCTGAACTTCTACGTAGCCCGCCTTTTGCAGCTCCGCCAGGGCGTCGCGCAAGGTGGCCCGTGATACGCCCAGCAACTCAGCAAGCTCGCGCTCTGCCGGCAATTTGGCTCCCGCGCTGAACAGTCCCAGCTTGATGTTCTGGAGCAGCCGCTCGATCGTTTCTTCGAAGGCGTTCCCACTCCTGACAGGGCGAAGGAACCGGGCTGGTGTTTCGAACGAGGCCTCTTCCATACGTCAATCATATTCCGGTATAGAAAAATACCTATAGATGCCTGTCGCGCTGAGCGCTCGTGCGGAGAATGGAACAGCGTCGAAGGCTAATGACGGCTCCGTGAACGTTGAGGGCTTGACTCTGGGGCGTGACCTGACCCACACTGTTTCCAGACTTATGGACTGTAAATAGACCATTAACATCTTGGAAGAAGGCAAACAGTATGACACCTTCGCATTCGAACAAGCCTGTCAAAGACGACATCGGCTATCTTGAGCACCGCCAGCTGAAGCGTGGCGCTGCCGGATGGGTGCTGCTGGCAGGACTGGGTGTTGCGTACGTTATTTCTGGAGATTTCGCGGGTTGGAACCTTGGTTTAGCGCAGGGCGGGTGGGGCGGGCTTCTCATCGCATTTGTGCTTATGGGCATCATGTACACCTGCATGGTGTTCGGTTTAGCGGAACTTTCCTCCACCTTGCCGGCCGCTGGTGCCGGGTACGGTTTCGCGCGTAGGGCACTGGGCCCGCTTGGTGGTTTCGCTACGGGTATGGCGGTGCTCATCGAGTACGCCGTTGCACCGGCCGCCATTGCAATTTTCATCGGGGGATACATAGAGGCGCTGGGACTGTTCGGACTCACGAACTCCTGGCCGGTTTACCTGGTCACCTATGCCGTCTTCATCGGAATCCATCTGCGCGGTGTGGGCGAGGCGTTGAAGATGATTTTCGCGATCACTGCCGTGGCGGTCGTGGCCCTGGCCGCTGTCGTCATCGGCTTGATCCCGCACTTCAATCCGGCAAACCTTTTTGACATCGTTCCCGACGGCTCCCCCACATCGAGCGCTTTTCTTCCCATGGGCATCAGCGGGGTCCTCGCAGCACTCGTTTACGCCATATGGTTCTTCCTCGCAGTCGAAGGCGTGCCCCTGGCGGCCGAGGAAACCGCGAATCCGAAGAAAGACATGCCCCGCGGCATCATCGTCGCCGTGTT
The window above is part of the Pseudarthrobacter sp. NS4 genome. Proteins encoded here:
- a CDS encoding sce7726 family protein; protein product: MTAAVNPLVGRRAVPIFSSSTLRQVMNGEVPRQAEGLLLSMARERIIPSGITRHEALEILDGVLRKTYRNEHVYKSTIVNKILLGRHTLRTATLVNEFSVGNSCVDTVIINGEATAYEIKTELDSSAKLTKQISDYRKVFRKINVVVHESMVDNYSELVAGTDVGLLALTSKHRLSVKKVAKSNTSSLDVTTMMKALRKKEYTEVLIRHFGRSPSVPSTQHFSQCLDMALSIDPVIYQRHFEDALRARKPREPSLALDTPCHPLRYVYLQLDPARSHYERIDRWLRGTVD
- a CDS encoding sce7725 family protein, which translates into the protein MYYPYLRGKQFELLAIKEMAQDETLSELVHPVIEPVRDIDGGGLERCILELHKRGLPSTIIVNPQVGHLAGEPDSTRDMVTFLNDRPHLFAYINLGILVTAGMPIAQILSDLTSLSVANSSVSLLHRDFPDDASDLFKIFDKHTVAAQFVDSQDATRRYRTLADYAEYRSDWGAVPLVKWQDHFPKQMRNIDYVDLPEQLFSDDHLYFEEDGFVGISDFQTIGDGYQDGGRLPRAVVLHLTYQRESSGPLYIRHFASDSNLDAADTAGKFSEAVAKLVRFADDRELQNPAVEKFRFYESTGGFPGLGTLKKVSIQNHIYVMQKALEQK
- a CDS encoding RES family NAD+ phosphorylase, producing MKACRACFNGAGPIDVAAKRPNHGVCDFCAPIASDGMVWDISTWENQFASLLDKYEVAQSGLGQPIEALVKSDWDIFSFDELPRIRAFLQSAFTTPHPLLDGAVLSQRRTTSDQIDHIDTWDRYVRHLTTTNRFFPPRDLPAESLDFLGEVILKNSRTVEVGKPYFRGRPTGRSVPFDISEMGMPPARVASGGRGNPIGIPHLYVASDPETCAAECRVGLNGFVSIATFRVTSELNVLDLAVVDSINPFTTEGDVSNYLQARSFLKRLRGEISIPARSVDVQMDYIATQFLCEYAKHLGLHGVMYPSTLNENGTNLVLFGTERVAADEKVDLYLIVRDEFSLRQIEM
- a CDS encoding ABC transporter ATP-binding protein, with product MSPEATPGTGTKAAPGSTTGSADVVRIPRPAGGPGRGGPFAGMNVPAEKPMNFWPSAKRLLGRLRPERAWLLLVFVTAVAGVALSVIGPRLLGEGTNLIFAGVVARDLPAGTTKEQVIAQLRAAGENQQADMLTPMALTPGQGIDFAAVGNVLTWALVLYVLSSAFMWVQAYVLNGVVQRTVFGLRGEIEAKIHRLPLRYFDSIQRGELLSRVTNDVDNISQSLQQTISQAVTSVLTVLGVLVMMFILSPTLALIALVTIPLTLGITALIAKRSQKLFVAQWKNTGELNGQIEETYTGHALVKVFGRQREVEERFRQKNAELYQASFGAQFISGLIMPAMTFIGNLVYVGIAVVGGLQVASGAMQLGDVQAFIQYSRQFTMPLAQLGSMANVLQSGVASAERVFSLLDEDEESVEPAPSAGPVFGRGRLVFEDVTFSYSPDKPLISGLSLVAEPGQTVAIVGPTGAGKTTLVNLMMRFYELDEGRITLDGVDVTSVPRRELRSRLGMVLQDTWLFGGTIRDNIAYGRPSASEDEILEAARATYVDRFVRSLPDGYDTVLDDEGANVSAGEKQLLTIARAFLARPSVLILDEATSSVDTRTEVLVQKAMSALRSDRTSFVIAHRLSTIRDADLILVMEAGQIVEQGTHASLLAAGGAYARLYEAQFAAPVAEV
- a CDS encoding ABC transporter ATP-binding protein; its protein translation is MLWKLLVEYLRPHRPLLAAVVVFQLAQSIASLYLPTLNADIIDEGVAKGNIGYILSLGAVMLAITLLQIVCAVIAVYFAAKAAMGVGRDLRAAIFARVGEFSEQEVTRFGASSLITRSTNDVQQVQQLVLMSATMLVTAPMLSIGGVIMAVRQDVQLSWLIAVAVPVLLIAVGLITVRMVPLFRKMQKRIDTVNRVLREQLTGIRVVRAFVREDIETERFARANEDVTDTALRAGRLMALAFPMVMLVLNVSSVAVIWFGSFRIQDGSMQVGTLIAFLSYLLQILMSVMMATFMAVMIPRAAVSGDRIGEVLRTESSVRPPKNPLSSDVRRGELEMRDVGFAYPGADQPVLSGISFTARAGQTTAMIGSTGSGKTTLVNLMPRLFDATSGAVRMDGVDVRELHPDLLWGHIGLVPQRPYLFSGTVRSNLLYGKPDATEEELWEALRIAQARDFVERMEEGMDAPISQGGTNVSGGQRQRLAIARALVKRPELYIFDDSFSSLDTGTDARLRQALKRSTAGATLVIIAQRVSSIVDADQILVLDDGRIVGRGTHSELLETSETYREIVSSQLAAEETV
- a CDS encoding FadR/GntR family transcriptional regulator, which produces MEEASFETPARFLRPVRSGNAFEETIERLLQNIKLGLFSAGAKLPAERELAELLGVSRATLRDALAELQKAGYVEVQRGRYGGTYVAKRRFVDPGRSAGLNPDEVEDVLTFRSVLEPAAASLAAKARLSPAQRRHLLDTLAEVASAPSDLYRPKDARFHVAIAEVAGSPSLAAAVADVRARVSDLLDRIPFLEPNLEHSNRQHQAIVDAILRGDDEAAFKATQDHLEGTASLLNGFLGSPDTAPKPPNSRAGPSIADVLN
- the eat gene encoding ethanolamine permease, with protein sequence MTPSHSNKPVKDDIGYLEHRQLKRGAAGWVLLAGLGVAYVISGDFAGWNLGLAQGGWGGLLIAFVLMGIMYTCMVFGLAELSSTLPAAGAGYGFARRALGPLGGFATGMAVLIEYAVAPAAIAIFIGGYIEALGLFGLTNSWPVYLVTYAVFIGIHLRGVGEALKMIFAITAVAVVALAAVVIGLIPHFNPANLFDIVPDGSPTSSAFLPMGISGVLAALVYAIWFFLAVEGVPLAAEETANPKKDMPRGIIVAVLILVIFGSLMLILVPGAAGASAMSGSDNPLPEALRLAYGGNTILADFVNYAGLAGLVASFFSIIFAYSRQLFALSRAGYLPKWMSLTGKRRTPYWALIVPGTIGFILAATTGNGALLINIAVFGATVSYVLLNLSHIVLRRKEPDLPRGYRTPGGVVTTAIALVLAAVAVIATFVVDVFAASITAALFGAALLYYWFYSRHRVVAGAPEEEFAQLAAAEAELKS